Proteins found in one Populus alba chromosome 14, ASM523922v2, whole genome shotgun sequence genomic segment:
- the LOC118031008 gene encoding dof zinc finger protein DOF1.2 codes for MYSASDQMMFQCPPRPLPMERKWKSNIEVAPNCPRCASPNTKFCYYNNYSLSQPRYFCKGCRRYWTKGGSLRNVPVGGGCRKYRRARSSKISQNERAADYSRANETLACSSNKDSVAQQDGANGSDIDLAAVFSKFLNQDLSYGPEFIGEELRDEGSELVNISNSSTPISDSYQNDPMMESLKRSDLAQESNLPEGRSQVLVGENQQIEEERFQELIERQDMNAFGLQNLLIDEIVQDALWSDDATLPNVPNWQPMVQLQDFDSFSVDDRLKISANFTSDNNWSSFDLSGFEVFPRP; via the coding sequence ATGTACTCTGCTAGTGACCAGATGATGTTTCAATGCCCTCCCAGGCCATTGCCAATGGAGAGAAAATGGAAATCCAACATCGAAGTTGCTCCAAATTGCCCTCGCTGTGCTTCTCCGAACACGAAATTCTGCTACTACAACAACTACAGCTTGTCACAGCCTAGGTATTTTTGTAAGGGTTGTAGAAGGTATTGGACTAAAGGAGGGTCGCTAAGAAATGTTCCTGTAGGTGGTGGTTGTCGCAAGTATCGCAGAGCGAGGTCCTCTAAGATCTCGCAGAATGAACGTGCTGCTGATTATAGTAGGGCTAATGAGACATTAGCTTGTTCCTCGAATAAAGACTCAGTGGCTCAACAAGATGGAGCCAATGGATCCGATATTGATCTAGCTGCTGTTTTCTCTAAGTTCTTGAATCAAGACTTGAGTTATGGGCCCGAGTTTATTGGTGAAGAATTGCGCGATGAGGGCAGTGAGTTGGTTAATATATCGAATTCTTCAACCCCAATATCAGACAGCTACCAAAATGATCCGATGATGGAAAGCCTGAAGCGGTCTGATCTGGCCCAAGAATCCAATTTACCTGAAGGGAGATCTCAGGTGCTTGTAGGAGAGAATCAACAAATTGAAGAGGAGAGATTTCAAGAACTCATCGAAAGGCAAGACATGAATGCATTTGGGTTGCAAAATTTACTGATCGATGAAATTGTGCAAGATGCTCTGTGGTCAGATGATGCGACCTTGCCTAATGTTCCTAACTGGCAACCCATGGTACAATTGCAagattttgattcattttcagTGGATGATCGTCTAAAGATTTCAGCCAATTTTACCAGCGACAACAATTGGAGCTCTTTTGATCTCTCGGGGTTTGAGGTTTTTCCAAGACCTTGA
- the LOC118030922 gene encoding uncharacterized protein: MASMIHYNLGAGISLRKTLNSKFSAVQPNNIANARHLSNLVVTSNVHSPIPKFTFPQQSLATKRQLNVAAKNKEDHWKLRCGDCAPGFTSDSVDDIDILIHKFFYAINSRTDEQLLEDVLSSDCVFKDFIFQTAFDGEQSIIQFLRKVMMAMGPNIRFKMESGRKNELQAATAFLHLEWDNQVIPFTSFCTYFECEELDEKNLIRKITVVKEQGEDVDIDIDIMLKLLKAASTIFDMFPDQTRELLSKLNE; this comes from the exons ATGGCATCTATGATTCATTACAATTTAGGTGCTGGCATTAGTCTTAGAAAAACCCTGAATAGCAAATTTTCTGCAGTCCAGCCAAATAATATTGCTAATGCAAGGCATTTGAGCAACCTAGTAGTCACCAGTAATGTCCATTCTCCTATCCCCAAGTTCACATTTCCTCAACAATCATTAGCAACAAAGAGGCAACTAAATGTTGCAGCAAAGAACAAAGAGGATCATTGGAAACTGCGGTGCGGTGATTGTGCACCTGGTTTCACATCGGATTCCGTTGATGATATTGACATCCTGATCCACAAGTTCTTCTATGCCATCAATTCGAGAACCGACGAACAATTACTGGAGGATGTTCTCTCGTCTGACTGCGTGTTTAAGGACTTCATTTTTCAGACTGCATTCGATGGAGAACAG AGTATCATACAATTTCTTCGGAAGGTAATGATGGCAATGGGGCCTAATATTCGTTTCAAGATGGAAAGCGGGCGTAAGAATGAATTGCAGGCTGCAACTGCTTTCTTGCATCTAG AGTGGGACAATCAAGTTATACCCTTCACCAGTTTTTGCACTTACTTTGAATGCGAGGAGCTTGACGAAAAAAACTTGATCAG GAAAATCACAGTAGTGAAAGAACAAGGCGAAGACGTTGACATTGACATTGACATTATGCTG AAACTCTTGAAGGCAGCAAGTACCATATTTGACATGTTCCCAGATCAAACCAGGG AGCTGCTATCGAAATTGAACGAATAA